One Streptomyces sp. NBC_00554 DNA segment encodes these proteins:
- a CDS encoding fumarylacetoacetate hydrolase family protein, with translation MRIAQLAGRTVLLTPEGAIDVAAASEGRFTGDLFEQWDDLAAWAPGADPSLARPYDEADLEAPVRAPRQIFAVALNYRPHTAEAGYEEPAAPLVFTKFPTCLTGPYATIELPPGHVDWELELVAVIGREAHRVPVEKGWDPVVALTVGQDLSERISQLAGRPAQFSLGKSYPGFGPIGPALVSLDEVPDRDDLELTCELSGQAVQHDRTGNMIFPIPRLVSYLSDFCTLLPGDLIFTGTPAGVGNRRVPQRFLTPDDELVSRIGGVGEMRHHFRRTP, from the coding sequence ATGCGAATCGCACAACTCGCCGGTCGTACCGTGCTGTTGACTCCGGAAGGCGCCATCGATGTGGCCGCCGCCAGTGAGGGCCGTTTCACGGGTGATCTCTTCGAGCAGTGGGACGACCTCGCCGCCTGGGCGCCGGGAGCCGACCCCTCGCTCGCGCGCCCGTACGACGAGGCCGACCTGGAGGCCCCCGTCCGGGCCCCCCGCCAGATCTTCGCCGTCGCCCTCAACTACCGCCCCCACACGGCGGAGGCGGGATACGAGGAACCGGCCGCGCCTCTGGTCTTCACCAAGTTCCCGACCTGTCTCACCGGCCCGTACGCCACGATCGAGCTGCCACCAGGACACGTCGACTGGGAACTGGAGCTGGTCGCCGTCATCGGCCGAGAGGCCCATCGTGTACCGGTGGAGAAGGGCTGGGATCCGGTCGTGGCGCTCACCGTCGGCCAGGACCTGTCCGAGCGGATCAGCCAACTCGCGGGCCGACCGGCCCAGTTCTCGCTTGGCAAGTCCTACCCCGGGTTCGGCCCGATCGGGCCCGCGCTGGTCAGCCTCGACGAGGTCCCGGACCGGGACGACCTGGAGTTGACCTGCGAACTGTCGGGACAGGCCGTGCAGCACGACCGCACCGGCAACATGATCTTCCCGATACCCCGACTCGTCTCCTATCTCAGCGACTTCTGCACGCTCCTGCCCGGCGACCTGATCTTCACCGGCACACCGGCGGGTGTCGGCAACCGCCGCGTGCCGCAGCGTTTTCTGACCCCCGACGACGAACTGGTCAGCCGTATCGGCGGAGTCGGCGAGATGCGGCACCATTTCCGGAGGACGCCATGA
- a CDS encoding GntR family transcriptional regulator has protein sequence MTDQDTHPVLGLLLRLRDRREPLVAQIAEWVGAGIIEGRLEPGQDLNSVDLSRRFDTSRTPVREALMLLEQEGLVEMKARRRPRVAAPSLQDIRDIYQVRRQLLSMLAGLLVDRATDEELAGLRSRVERMRTLADDGDVDAYFWSHVQLQERMTEIVGNATLKQILDSLALRTLMLRHLSLTRAGRLAYSIDDQERLLQACEERDGELASALIAGATVRALRAVEEQLEQDAARTRKPTRRRRAAS, from the coding sequence ATGACCGATCAGGACACGCACCCCGTACTCGGGCTTCTCCTGCGGCTTCGGGACCGGCGTGAACCGCTCGTCGCGCAGATCGCCGAATGGGTCGGTGCCGGGATCATCGAGGGGCGCCTCGAACCCGGTCAGGACCTCAACAGCGTGGATCTGTCACGGCGGTTCGACACGAGCCGCACTCCCGTGCGCGAGGCGCTGATGCTCCTGGAGCAGGAAGGCCTCGTCGAGATGAAGGCGCGCCGTCGACCCCGGGTCGCAGCGCCGTCCTTGCAGGACATCCGGGACATCTACCAGGTCCGGCGCCAACTCCTGTCCATGCTCGCCGGGCTGCTGGTCGACCGGGCCACCGACGAGGAACTGGCCGGGCTGCGCAGCCGCGTCGAGCGGATGCGGACACTGGCGGACGACGGTGACGTGGACGCGTACTTCTGGAGCCATGTGCAGCTCCAGGAGCGGATGACCGAGATCGTCGGCAATGCCACGCTGAAACAGATCCTGGACTCGCTGGCGCTGCGCACCCTGATGCTGCGGCATCTGAGCCTGACCCGCGCCGGCCGCCTCGCCTACAGCATCGACGACCAGGAACGGCTGCTGCAGGCCTGCGAGGAGCGCGACGGGGAGCTGGCCTCGGCCCTGATCGCGGGGGCGACGGTCCGCGCGCTGCGGGCGGTGGAGGAGCAGTTGGAACAGGATGCCGCCCGGACCCGCAAGCCCACGCGCAGACGCCGGGCTGCGTCCTGA
- a CDS encoding intradiol ring-cleavage dioxygenase yields the protein MANNSPAEPQDQEMHHASDTVHRRRVIAVGGAVAAVAGLGLAATASATPESRAAAAARPTRSASATATAAASSSVCSLTAEVTEGPYALEGALVRTDITEGKSGVPVEYTFTVVDEANSCAPLEGALVEIWHADTLGEYSGFVGRNGHSEDDDGTFLRGGQITDSNGQASITSIWPGHYISRAVHVHLRVHTDVTLTDDSYTGGEIIHTGQLFFDATINTQVQQLSPYSSNTTKETSLDDDTVYDGGGASSGLLTLTALGSSVSDGYAATLTIGVSAD from the coding sequence ATGGCGAACAACTCACCTGCGGAGCCGCAGGACCAAGAGATGCACCATGCCTCCGACACCGTGCACCGCCGTCGTGTCATCGCCGTGGGCGGAGCGGTCGCGGCCGTCGCCGGGCTCGGCCTCGCGGCGACGGCGTCCGCGACCCCCGAGAGCCGGGCCGCCGCGGCGGCCCGGCCGACCCGTTCGGCCTCGGCGACAGCGACCGCCGCCGCGTCCAGCAGTGTCTGCTCGCTGACCGCCGAGGTCACCGAAGGGCCGTACGCGCTGGAAGGCGCCCTGGTGCGCACCGACATCACCGAGGGCAAGTCGGGCGTTCCGGTGGAGTACACCTTCACCGTCGTCGACGAGGCCAACAGCTGCGCCCCGTTGGAGGGCGCGCTGGTCGAGATCTGGCACGCCGACACGCTGGGCGAGTACTCCGGATTCGTCGGACGCAACGGCCACTCGGAGGACGACGACGGCACCTTCCTGCGCGGCGGGCAGATCACCGACTCCAACGGCCAGGCCTCGATCACCTCGATATGGCCCGGTCACTACATCTCCCGCGCCGTCCACGTCCACCTGCGGGTCCACACCGACGTCACGCTCACCGACGACTCGTACACCGGCGGCGAGATCATCCACACCGGCCAGCTCTTCTTCGACGCCACCATCAACACCCAGGTCCAGCAGCTGTCGCCGTACTCCTCCAACACCACCAAGGAGACCTCGCTCGACGACGACACCGTCTACGACGGCGGCGGCGCCTCGTCCGGTCTGCTGACCCTCACCGCCCTGGGCAGCTCCGTCTCCGACGGCTACGCCGCGACGCTCACCATCGGAGTCAGCGCGGACTGA
- a CDS encoding SDR family NAD(P)-dependent oxidoreductase, which translates to MRTTWKFAGTRALVAGAGGIGAAVSTALAEAGATVLVLDVDETKLGKLPQGTGAGSVNGLTADLTSAAACRTAVDRSVQLLGGLDVFVHAVGVNDRRPVLDTPDEVWERLLAVNLNSAFWLGRAVGAVMVPAGHGRIVFLSSVSGVLAHKDHAPYAATKGGVNQLMRVMAREWAADGVTVNAVAPGYTETDLTRAYLAEPGRRTAMEALVPAGRLGRPDDLTGPVLFLSSDASAFVTGQVLYADGGRTLV; encoded by the coding sequence ATGCGGACGACATGGAAATTCGCCGGTACGCGTGCCTTGGTCGCGGGTGCCGGAGGGATCGGCGCGGCGGTGAGCACGGCGCTTGCGGAGGCAGGCGCAACGGTGCTCGTCCTCGACGTCGATGAGACCAAGTTGGGCAAGCTCCCCCAGGGAACAGGCGCGGGCTCGGTGAACGGCCTCACCGCCGACCTCACTTCGGCCGCCGCCTGCCGTACGGCCGTCGACAGATCCGTACAACTACTGGGCGGCCTCGATGTGTTCGTGCACGCGGTCGGTGTCAATGACCGCAGGCCGGTCCTCGACACACCCGACGAGGTGTGGGAGCGGCTGCTCGCCGTCAACCTCAACAGCGCGTTCTGGCTGGGCCGCGCCGTCGGCGCGGTCATGGTTCCGGCCGGTCACGGGCGGATCGTCTTCCTGTCGTCCGTGTCCGGGGTGCTCGCACACAAGGACCATGCGCCGTACGCGGCCACCAAGGGCGGCGTCAACCAGCTCATGCGGGTGATGGCACGCGAATGGGCCGCCGACGGAGTCACCGTCAACGCCGTGGCGCCCGGCTACACCGAGACCGACCTCACGCGCGCCTATCTCGCCGAGCCCGGCAGGCGCACGGCCATGGAGGCGCTCGTACCGGCCGGGCGACTCGGCCGGCCCGACGACCTGACGGGGCCGGTCCTCTTCCTCTCCTCCGACGCGTCCGCGTTCGTCACCGGGCAGGTGCTGTACGCCGACGGCGGGCGGACTCTCGTATGA
- a CDS encoding amidohydrolase family protein, protein MTPTLFTDVRVFDGTGRDPLPAEVLVEGNRIAAVADNIPADQRRAARVIDGGGGTLIPGLIDAHAHLGFGSTVEHRSLRRDEPEEEKALLVAHAGRVLLDHGITSAYSGGNRLPRTETAARKAFAEGWMPGPRLKAASWEGSAGMVEPGVYDFPGTAGRASDPESVSRFVESMAVLGVDIVKLSLSGESAVVQGTSRIVQFTEEEVAAASLAAQWRGVWLTAHAHAAESIKMAVRHGIRAVYHCTFADEEALDLLEAARDRIFVAPTPGIIHANLYEADSEPEPGMEVEATAKAVRQVVPELVRRGVRVVPGGDYGFAWNPVGRNLHDLELFVDWFGFTPAQALRAATQYGGQIMGMEDELGLIRPGFLADLVLVDGDPLSDIRILQDRHRLVAIMKDGVLHKAAR, encoded by the coding sequence ATGACCCCCACCCTCTTCACCGACGTCCGGGTCTTCGACGGCACCGGACGCGATCCCCTGCCCGCGGAGGTCCTCGTCGAGGGCAACCGGATCGCCGCCGTGGCCGACAACATCCCCGCCGACCAGCGGCGGGCGGCCCGCGTGATCGACGGAGGCGGCGGCACCCTCATCCCCGGCCTGATCGACGCCCATGCGCACCTGGGCTTCGGCTCCACGGTCGAGCACCGGTCCCTGCGCCGGGACGAACCGGAGGAGGAGAAGGCCCTGCTCGTGGCGCACGCCGGCCGCGTTCTGCTCGACCACGGCATCACCAGCGCGTACTCGGGAGGCAACCGGCTGCCCCGTACGGAGACCGCGGCCCGCAAGGCGTTCGCCGAGGGCTGGATGCCGGGGCCGCGCCTCAAGGCCGCGTCCTGGGAGGGCAGCGCCGGCATGGTCGAGCCCGGCGTGTACGACTTCCCGGGCACCGCCGGCCGCGCCTCCGACCCGGAGTCGGTCTCCCGTTTCGTCGAGAGCATGGCCGTACTGGGCGTCGACATCGTCAAGTTGTCGCTCTCCGGCGAGAGCGCGGTGGTCCAGGGAACCTCGCGGATCGTGCAGTTCACGGAGGAGGAGGTGGCCGCCGCGTCCCTCGCCGCCCAGTGGCGTGGCGTCTGGCTCACCGCGCACGCACACGCAGCCGAGTCCATCAAGATGGCCGTACGCCACGGCATACGCGCCGTCTACCACTGCACCTTCGCCGACGAGGAGGCACTCGACCTCCTGGAGGCCGCCCGCGACCGGATCTTCGTCGCGCCGACCCCCGGCATCATCCACGCCAACCTGTACGAGGCCGACAGCGAACCCGAGCCCGGCATGGAGGTCGAGGCAACCGCGAAGGCCGTACGCCAGGTCGTGCCCGAACTCGTCCGGCGCGGGGTGCGGGTCGTCCCCGGCGGCGACTACGGCTTCGCCTGGAACCCCGTAGGCCGCAACCTCCATGACCTCGAACTCTTCGTCGACTGGTTCGGCTTCACCCCCGCACAAGCTCTGCGGGCCGCGACTCAGTACGGCGGCCAGATCATGGGGATGGAGGACGAACTCGGCCTGATCCGGCCGGGGTTCCTCGCCGATCTCGTGCTCGTCGACGGTGACCCCCTGTCCGACATCCGCATCCTCCAGGACCGCCACCGGCTGGTGGCGATCATGAAGGACGGCGTGTTGCACAAGGCGGCCCGGTGA
- a CDS encoding SDR family NAD(P)-dependent oxidoreductase produces MTAVPERFTGKTVLVTGAGTGFGAEIAVRAAREGADVAIHYRSSREGAEATAERVTALGRKAVVVQADISEHAQIQRLADEVWAHFGRLDVAVNNVGDVAREQMSWRDITEESIDHVLAVDIKGTLLCTHEFGARMLKQEGGGAIVNIGSTVVVRGSARAPQYAAAKYGIIGLTKSYAHAFAPDVRVNVFAPGFIETKATLGREDWRSGRGEQLRAATPMGRIPGPEQLAGTALFLATEDAQHITGGFLVADGGYNMIGA; encoded by the coding sequence ATGACTGCCGTCCCCGAACGCTTCACCGGCAAGACCGTCCTCGTCACCGGAGCCGGCACCGGATTCGGCGCCGAGATCGCGGTGCGGGCCGCGCGGGAGGGCGCCGATGTCGCGATCCACTACCGCAGTTCGCGCGAGGGTGCCGAGGCCACGGCGGAGCGCGTCACGGCGCTCGGCCGCAAGGCCGTCGTCGTACAGGCCGACATCTCCGAGCACGCGCAGATCCAGCGCCTGGCCGACGAGGTGTGGGCGCACTTCGGCCGACTGGACGTGGCCGTCAACAACGTCGGCGATGTGGCCCGCGAGCAGATGTCCTGGCGGGACATCACGGAGGAGTCCATCGACCACGTCCTCGCCGTCGACATCAAGGGCACGCTGCTGTGCACCCATGAGTTCGGCGCGCGGATGCTGAAGCAGGAGGGCGGCGGCGCCATCGTCAACATCGGCTCCACGGTGGTGGTGCGTGGCAGCGCCCGCGCCCCGCAGTACGCGGCGGCCAAGTACGGCATCATCGGCCTGACCAAGTCGTACGCGCATGCCTTCGCGCCCGACGTCCGCGTGAACGTCTTCGCGCCGGGCTTCATCGAGACGAAGGCCACCCTCGGCCGCGAGGACTGGCGGAGCGGGCGAGGTGAGCAGCTGCGCGCGGCCACACCGATGGGGCGCATTCCGGGTCCGGAGCAGCTCGCGGGCACGGCCCTCTTCCTCGCCACGGAGGATGCGCAGCACATCACCGGTGGGTTCCTTGTCGCGGACGGCGGTTACAACATGATCGGAGCGTAG
- a CDS encoding SDR family NAD(P)-dependent oxidoreductase gives MTGRLHGKVALVTGAGAGIGQGCALLFAEQGATVVGCDIDPVAAEHTRKLAHDSGLDVAVLAPLDMAEPADARRFADEAYVRHGRVDVLVTAGAIAPHMAPASGMDFETQWTPTLRGEVDVAFLPVQAAWPHLEASGGGSIVNFASVNAFRGSGNFGMVAHCAGKSAVLGLTRQLAVEGGPLSIRANTISPGMVRTPATESAGAHEGAAQEALLARIPLGRVGRPEDIAWCAVYLASDESAWVTGGNFPVDGGVLAK, from the coding sequence GTGACCGGCAGGCTCCACGGCAAGGTCGCTCTCGTCACCGGCGCGGGCGCCGGGATCGGTCAGGGGTGCGCGCTGCTCTTCGCCGAGCAGGGCGCGACCGTCGTCGGCTGCGACATCGATCCCGTCGCGGCCGAGCACACCCGGAAACTGGCCCACGACAGTGGGCTGGATGTCGCGGTGCTCGCACCGCTCGACATGGCCGAGCCCGCCGACGCCAGGCGGTTCGCGGATGAGGCGTACGTCCGGCACGGGCGCGTCGACGTCCTGGTGACCGCGGGCGCCATCGCCCCGCACATGGCTCCCGCCTCCGGCATGGACTTCGAAACCCAGTGGACGCCGACCCTGCGGGGTGAGGTCGACGTGGCCTTCCTGCCGGTGCAGGCCGCCTGGCCGCACCTGGAGGCGTCCGGCGGCGGCTCGATCGTCAACTTCGCCTCGGTGAACGCCTTCCGGGGCAGCGGGAACTTCGGCATGGTCGCACACTGCGCCGGGAAGTCAGCCGTCCTCGGACTGACCCGCCAGCTCGCCGTGGAGGGCGGCCCGCTGAGCATCCGGGCGAACACCATCTCGCCCGGCATGGTGCGCACTCCCGCGACCGAGTCCGCCGGGGCCCACGAGGGCGCGGCACAAGAGGCGCTCCTCGCCCGAATTCCGCTGGGCCGGGTCGGCAGGCCCGAGGACATCGCCTGGTGTGCGGTCTATCTGGCGTCCGACGAATCGGCCTGGGTCACGGGCGGCAACTTCCCCGTGGACGGCGGAGTGCTCGCCAAGTGA
- a CDS encoding alpha/beta fold hydrolase encodes MRSERITTTPGTGPSRRAVVGGAALAALAVAGAGSGTAEAALAAAQEDAWQPVPVPDQVPVTEYQVPVPGDGSLWCWDTGGSGEAIVLLHPGSGSGESWPYQQPVLARAGFRVIGYSRRGAYGSVAGTKTAADTASGDLNTLADHLGLGRFHLSGSAAGGPVALDYALSYPDRLRSLTVSGSIMGIQDAEYQELTSALQPDPFGDMPVDFKELGPSYRGGDRDGVAAWLAINARARTADAFAQSLAHEITWAALETLTLPVQLITGDADLYSPPSVMRLNAGHLSDCETHVVREAGHNPHWEQPAAWNRLLLTFVKRHGRRR; translated from the coding sequence ATGCGAAGCGAACGAATCACAACCACCCCCGGTACGGGGCCGAGTCGACGCGCCGTCGTAGGCGGCGCGGCACTGGCCGCGCTCGCGGTGGCGGGCGCCGGCTCCGGCACTGCCGAGGCTGCCTTGGCTGCCGCTCAGGAAGATGCGTGGCAGCCGGTTCCCGTTCCCGATCAGGTGCCGGTGACGGAGTATCAGGTCCCCGTCCCGGGGGACGGGAGCCTGTGGTGCTGGGACACCGGCGGCAGCGGGGAGGCAATCGTACTGTTGCACCCCGGTTCGGGCAGCGGCGAGAGCTGGCCGTACCAACAGCCGGTGCTGGCGCGTGCGGGGTTCAGGGTGATCGGCTACTCGCGGCGCGGGGCGTACGGCTCGGTGGCCGGGACGAAGACCGCAGCGGACACCGCTTCCGGGGACCTCAACACCCTCGCCGACCATCTCGGCCTGGGCCGCTTCCACCTCTCCGGCTCGGCGGCCGGCGGCCCCGTCGCCCTGGACTACGCCCTCTCGTATCCGGACCGGCTGCGCAGCCTCACCGTCTCCGGCAGCATCATGGGCATCCAGGACGCCGAGTACCAGGAACTGACCTCCGCGCTGCAGCCCGACCCGTTCGGTGACATGCCCGTCGACTTCAAGGAGTTGGGGCCCTCGTACCGCGGCGGCGACCGGGACGGCGTCGCGGCCTGGCTGGCGATCAACGCCCGGGCCAGGACCGCCGACGCGTTCGCGCAGTCGCTCGCGCATGAGATCACCTGGGCGGCTCTGGAGACGCTGACCCTGCCCGTCCAACTCATCACCGGGGACGCCGACTTGTACAGTCCGCCCTCCGTGATGCGCCTCAACGCCGGGCACCTGAGCGACTGCGAGACGCACGTCGTCCGCGAGGCGGGCCACAACCCGCACTGGGAACAGCCCGCCGCCTGGAACCGGCTGCTGCTCACCTTCGTGAAGCGGCACGGCCGCAGGCGTTAG
- a CDS encoding carboxymuconolactone decarboxylase family protein yields the protein MARLPETDGAGEIAARIRERRGGALHPLDRMLLHSPQLADGWNSLLGAIRQRIALPADIRELVILRVAVLNRAAYEWTAHEPEARRAGLDDAQLTAVREEHAAAHPRLDARQRRVIAYTDAMTRDVHVPEELFDALRADFSEPELVELTATAAAYNMVSRFLVALEI from the coding sequence ATGGCACGACTGCCGGAGACCGACGGCGCCGGCGAGATCGCCGCGCGCATCCGCGAGCGGCGCGGCGGCGCGCTGCACCCGCTCGACCGCATGCTGCTGCACAGCCCGCAGCTGGCCGACGGCTGGAACAGCCTGCTCGGTGCGATCCGACAGCGCATCGCCCTGCCCGCCGACATCCGGGAACTCGTGATCCTGCGGGTCGCCGTCCTCAACAGGGCCGCGTACGAGTGGACCGCGCACGAGCCCGAGGCCCGCCGCGCCGGTCTCGACGACGCCCAGCTCACGGCGGTGCGCGAGGAGCACGCCGCCGCGCACCCGCGGCTCGACGCACGGCAGCGGCGGGTCATCGCGTACACCGACGCGATGACCCGCGACGTTCACGTCCCGGAGGAACTGTTCGACGCCCTGCGGGCCGACTTCAGCGAGCCGGAACTGGTGGAACTGACCGCCACCGCAGCCGCGTACAACATGGTGTCCCGCTTCCTGGTCGCCCTGGAGATCTAA
- a CDS encoding carboxylesterase/lipase family protein produces MIRTRTNSGRLVGEWDAGVAVFRGIPFAEPPVGELRWRPPRPAPAWDGERSAYYFGPAPLQPQPPRDSIMYHTNFADRRALVMSEDCLYLNVWTPEPSAGLPVMVWIHGGGNRYGHGGQDVHDGREMARRGLVVVTLNHRLGALGFLAHPELAAEDDLGAAGNYGLLDIVAALTWVRENIAAFGGDPDRVTLAGNSAGAAHICHLMASTAAWPLFRAAIGQSASGVGRAEGPLPDQAAAQKQGLRWAEEFGDRSIAGLRRLGGVELILKGHFGPIVDGRVLTETTDEVFAAGRQHAVPLLVGTNLDEGSVYNSLDALRRLPVEPGSDEVYPVRNIDQARRTARQFTGESRFVHPVWQWANAHRESARTWMYRFARTPPLPPRLDLAPPPDGLPDYGVHHTAELPYVLDNLDQRAWPWSETDRELARTMADAWARFAGTGDPNGGGLPAWPAFTGAEVMVFGDTVEAGVLDRLEAMRLLARIPRPL; encoded by the coding sequence GTGATCCGGACCCGTACGAACTCCGGACGGCTCGTGGGGGAGTGGGACGCCGGAGTGGCAGTCTTCCGAGGCATCCCCTTCGCGGAGCCGCCGGTCGGCGAGCTGCGCTGGCGGCCGCCCCGGCCGGCCCCCGCGTGGGACGGCGAGCGAAGCGCGTACTACTTCGGCCCCGCCCCCCTCCAGCCGCAGCCGCCCCGCGACTCGATCATGTACCACACCAACTTCGCCGACCGGCGGGCCCTGGTGATGAGCGAGGACTGCCTCTACCTGAATGTGTGGACGCCTGAGCCGTCGGCGGGGCTGCCGGTGATGGTGTGGATCCACGGCGGCGGCAATCGTTACGGGCACGGCGGCCAGGATGTCCACGACGGTCGCGAGATGGCCCGTCGCGGCCTCGTGGTCGTCACCCTCAACCACCGGCTCGGCGCACTCGGCTTCCTCGCCCACCCCGAACTGGCCGCCGAGGACGACCTCGGCGCAGCCGGCAACTACGGGCTCCTCGACATCGTCGCCGCCCTCACGTGGGTCCGCGAGAACATTGCGGCCTTCGGCGGCGACCCCGACCGGGTGACCCTCGCGGGCAACTCCGCCGGCGCCGCGCACATCTGCCACCTCATGGCGTCGACGGCGGCCTGGCCCCTCTTCCGCGCGGCCATCGGCCAGAGCGCCTCGGGCGTCGGGCGCGCCGAAGGGCCGCTGCCGGACCAGGCCGCTGCGCAGAAACAAGGGCTGCGCTGGGCGGAGGAGTTCGGGGACCGGAGCATCGCCGGACTGCGGCGTCTCGGCGGGGTGGAACTGATCCTGAAGGGACACTTCGGTCCGATCGTCGACGGCCGCGTGCTGACCGAGACCACCGACGAGGTCTTTGCGGCCGGGCGACAGCACGCCGTACCGCTGCTCGTGGGCACCAACCTCGACGAGGGATCCGTGTACAACTCGCTGGACGCCCTGCGGAGACTTCCGGTGGAGCCCGGCTCCGACGAGGTGTACCCCGTACGGAATATCGACCAAGCCCGGCGTACCGCACGGCAGTTCACCGGAGAGAGTCGCTTCGTTCACCCCGTGTGGCAGTGGGCGAACGCTCACCGGGAATCGGCCCGCACGTGGATGTACCGCTTCGCCCGCACCCCACCGCTCCCACCCCGGCTCGACCTGGCGCCCCCACCCGACGGCCTGCCGGACTACGGCGTCCACCACACCGCCGAACTCCCCTATGTGCTCGACAACTTGGACCAGCGTGCCTGGCCCTGGAGCGAAACGGACCGCGAACTGGCGCGCACGATGGCGGACGCCTGGGCCCGCTTCGCCGGTACGGGGGACCCGAACGGGGGCGGGTTGCCGGCATGGCCGGCTTTCACCGGCGCTGAGGTGATGGTGTTCGGCGACACCGTCGAGGCGGGCGTCCTCGACCGGCTGGAGGCGATGCGGCTCCTGGCGCGGATCCCTCGCCCACTGTGA
- a CDS encoding fumarylacetoacetate hydrolase family protein translates to MKLVTFDEGLVGRLDGETVVELDVPSTRAFFDREGQVGETGRTFPLAEVRLRAPIVPKKFFHTAGNFREHHEDLVRVDWSHPVNKGIVFFQNVDAIIGPEEPVVYPANLTREMDYELELAVVIGRPGKFFSAEQAAEHIAGYLVFNDITARDIQRKEMESGVFSFSKGIDTFCPIGPYIVTADEIDDPHNLDMELRVNGDVRQKSNTSRMSVSIPQLVAYHSPQIYSAGDIITTGTIAGVAASTADPFANYLRPGDVVEAEIEGLGVLRNPVVSWQDAYGTPEPPAEQWV, encoded by the coding sequence ATGAAGCTGGTGACGTTCGACGAGGGGCTCGTGGGTCGTCTCGACGGCGAGACCGTTGTGGAACTCGATGTCCCGTCGACTCGCGCGTTCTTCGACCGCGAGGGGCAAGTGGGCGAGACGGGACGGACGTTCCCGCTCGCCGAGGTGCGCCTGCGCGCTCCGATCGTGCCGAAGAAGTTCTTCCACACGGCGGGCAACTTCCGGGAGCACCACGAGGACCTGGTCCGTGTCGACTGGTCCCACCCGGTCAACAAGGGCATCGTCTTCTTCCAGAACGTGGACGCGATCATCGGTCCGGAAGAGCCGGTCGTGTATCCCGCGAACCTCACCCGGGAGATGGACTACGAGCTCGAACTCGCCGTCGTCATCGGCAGACCCGGCAAGTTCTTCTCCGCCGAGCAGGCCGCGGAACACATCGCCGGATACCTGGTCTTCAACGACATCACCGCACGCGACATCCAGCGCAAGGAGATGGAGTCGGGGGTGTTCTCCTTCTCCAAGGGCATCGACACGTTCTGCCCCATCGGCCCCTACATCGTCACCGCGGACGAGATCGACGACCCGCACAACCTGGACATGGAGCTGCGCGTCAACGGCGACGTACGCCAGAAGTCCAACACCTCCCGCATGTCGGTGTCGATCCCGCAACTGGTCGCCTACCACTCGCCGCAGATCTACAGCGCCGGCGACATCATCACCACCGGCACCATCGCCGGGGTCGCGGCGAGCACCGCGGACCCCTTCGCGAACTATCTCCGCCCCGGTGACGTCGTCGAGGCCGAGATCGAGGGCCTGGGTGTCCTGCGCAACCCGGTGGTGTCCTGGCAGGACGCGTACGGGACTCCGGAACCGCCCGCCGAGCAGTGGGTCTGA